The following are encoded together in the Kineosporiaceae bacterium genome:
- a CDS encoding phage holin family protein, which translates to MGRSYHAAAGCGIRPCRSLRSGPAVAERGRPCENAIVKSLAIKVVVNALAIWVATLVVPQVDVTAADTTGRVVTLLVLGAVFGVMNALVKPIVKVLAFPFYVLSLGLFAFVVNALMLELTDWLSDSLGISFSSGPFFWSTIGAAVVVTFVSMVLNLVLPDGKE; encoded by the coding sequence ATGGGGCGTTCGTATCACGCAGCGGCAGGCTGCGGCATCAGACCATGCCGATCTCTCCGATCAGGACCAGCGGTGGCCGAGCGAGGCCGACCTTGCGAGAATGCGATCGTGAAGTCTCTCGCGATCAAGGTCGTGGTCAACGCGCTGGCGATCTGGGTCGCCACGCTCGTCGTCCCTCAGGTCGATGTCACCGCCGCCGACACCACCGGGCGCGTGGTGACCCTGCTGGTGCTGGGCGCCGTGTTCGGGGTGATGAATGCGCTCGTCAAGCCGATCGTGAAGGTGCTGGCGTTCCCCTTCTACGTGCTCAGCCTCGGGTTGTTCGCGTTCGTGGTGAACGCGTTGATGCTCGAACTCACCGACTGGTTGTCGGACTCGCTCGGCATCTCGTTCAGTTCCGGACCGTTCTTCTGGTCCACCATCGGTGCCGCCGTCGTGGTGACGTTCGTCAGCATGGTGCTCAACCTGGTGCTGCCGGACGGCAAGGAATGA
- a CDS encoding FAD-binding oxidoreductase: protein MSSPDVVVIGAGIVGAACALAAARAGLAVTVLDRGTIFGGASSGGEGNLLVSDKPAGPELALAQHSLAHWDEVSEHLAEVTGLPGGGIELERKGGLMIAAGAATLTRLEEIAAGQRGMGIEASTVSAEGLRELEPHLAHGLAGGMLYPQDGQLQPMLATATLLAAARRLGAVVRTHVEVTGFLRRGSRVVGVELSGGARIECAHVVNAAGAWAQPLAALAGVNVPVLPRRGVVLVTQPLPPLIRRKVYAAEYLSTVASDAAGLESSAVVEGTPSGTVLIGASRERVGFDPGMPVPVVRRLATQAVALFPVLAGARLLRTYRGYRPYSPDHLPVIGEDPRAPGLVHACGHEGAGVALAAGTGQLVAEILTGAPPSADLASVRPERFEGAA from the coding sequence ATGAGCTCGCCCGATGTGGTGGTGATCGGCGCCGGCATCGTCGGAGCGGCGTGTGCGCTGGCGGCGGCCCGGGCCGGGTTGGCGGTGACCGTCCTCGATCGCGGCACGATCTTCGGTGGTGCGAGTAGTGGCGGTGAGGGCAATCTGCTGGTCTCGGACAAACCGGCCGGGCCCGAGCTGGCTCTGGCGCAGCACTCCCTGGCGCACTGGGACGAGGTGAGCGAACACCTGGCCGAGGTGACCGGTCTGCCGGGCGGCGGCATCGAGCTGGAGCGCAAGGGCGGCCTGATGATCGCCGCCGGCGCCGCCACCCTGACCCGGCTGGAGGAGATCGCCGCCGGCCAACGGGGCATGGGGATCGAGGCCTCGACGGTGAGCGCCGAGGGGTTGCGCGAGCTCGAACCCCACCTGGCGCACGGCTTGGCGGGCGGCATGCTCTACCCCCAGGACGGCCAGCTGCAGCCGATGCTCGCCACCGCCACGTTGCTGGCCGCCGCGCGCCGGCTGGGTGCGGTGGTGCGCACCCACGTCGAGGTGACCGGGTTCCTTCGCCGGGGCAGCCGGGTGGTCGGGGTCGAGCTGTCCGGTGGCGCCCGCATCGAGTGCGCTCACGTGGTCAACGCCGCCGGGGCCTGGGCGCAGCCGCTGGCCGCCCTGGCCGGGGTGAACGTGCCGGTGCTGCCGCGGCGCGGCGTCGTCCTGGTCACCCAACCGCTTCCGCCGCTGATCCGGCGCAAGGTGTATGCCGCCGAGTACCTGTCCACCGTGGCCAGCGACGCGGCCGGCCTCGAGTCGAGTGCCGTGGTCGAGGGGACGCCGTCCGGCACCGTGCTGATCGGCGCCAGCCGCGAACGCGTGGGGTTCGATCCGGGGATGCCGGTGCCCGTCGTCCGGCGGTTGGCCACTCAGGCCGTCGCCTTGTTCCCGGTGCTCGCCGGTGCCCGGCTGTTGCGGACCTACCGGGGCTACCGGCCGTACTCACCCGACCACCTGCCGGTGATCGGTGAGGACCCACGCGCCCCGGGGCTGGTGCACGCGTGTGGTCACGAGGGCGCCGGCGTGGCCCTGGCCGCGGGCACCGGTCAGCTGGTGGCCGAGATCCTCACCGGTGCCCCGCCGAGCGCGGACCTGGCATCGGTGCGGCCCGAACGCTTCGAGGGGGCGGCGTGA
- a CDS encoding FAD-dependent oxidoreductase, with product MSTGWFDFDGRRVPFEPGQSVGAALWAAGDHVLRTTRVAGSPRGVFCGIGICHDCLVVIDGVGDQRACITPAAAGMSVVPQSGAALPPAVDTTSEQIPLEEVSTDVVVIGGGPAGMAAAAAAAADGAKVVLLDAEARLGGQYWRHGPDGFGPHHHGVEAWHTLEVAVSGAAAIGLLRHRPRHRVWRLDVTAVPGRVVVHALDGGTQRPDGPGERAVTFTASAVVVATGAHDRVLPFPGWDLPGVLSAGGAQALLKEHRVLPGRRVVVAGTGPFLVSLAAGLVQAGAEVAAVFEAGDGRAWARRWRTATAVPQVLLEAAQYATILARQRVPVRPRHAVVSARGRDRLEAVEVMRLTGDGHLVPGSARWVRADALAVGWGFTPRLELAQQAGCTVGASHLIAHADTPAVVADAEGRTGVAGVFVAGEVAGVGGAALAQVTGRLAGAAAAARARGVPSAPDGADLARRRKLAAFAATMHLAHPVRPAWLEAVTPQTVMCRCEEVDAERLRGVVRELGATDARTAKLLSRCGMGWCQGRICGEGVDRLVADATGRRSGQFVDPRPVAAAPRLASLVESSDESL from the coding sequence GTGAGCACGGGGTGGTTCGATTTCGACGGTCGGCGGGTTCCCTTCGAGCCGGGCCAGAGCGTCGGTGCCGCGCTGTGGGCGGCGGGTGACCATGTGCTGCGCACCACCCGGGTCGCCGGCTCGCCCCGCGGGGTGTTCTGCGGCATCGGGATCTGTCACGACTGCCTGGTCGTGATCGATGGGGTCGGTGACCAGCGGGCCTGCATCACTCCGGCCGCGGCGGGCATGTCTGTCGTACCGCAGTCCGGCGCAGCCCTTCCCCCCGCAGTCGATACCACCTCGGAACAGATTCCCCTCGAAGAGGTCTCGACCGACGTGGTGGTCATCGGCGGTGGCCCTGCGGGGATGGCCGCCGCAGCTGCTGCCGCGGCCGACGGCGCCAAGGTGGTGCTCCTGGACGCCGAGGCGCGCCTGGGCGGCCAGTACTGGCGTCATGGCCCGGACGGTTTCGGCCCCCATCATCACGGCGTGGAGGCCTGGCACACCCTCGAGGTGGCGGTCAGCGGTGCGGCGGCCATCGGCCTGCTGCGTCACCGGCCCCGGCACCGCGTGTGGCGGCTCGACGTGACCGCAGTGCCCGGCCGGGTGGTGGTCCACGCCCTCGACGGCGGCACGCAGCGGCCCGACGGCCCCGGCGAGCGAGCGGTCACGTTCACGGCGTCCGCCGTGGTCGTGGCCACCGGGGCGCACGACCGGGTGTTGCCGTTCCCCGGCTGGGACCTGCCGGGCGTGCTCAGCGCCGGTGGTGCCCAGGCGCTGCTGAAGGAACACCGGGTGTTGCCCGGGCGGCGGGTCGTGGTGGCAGGCACCGGCCCGTTCCTGGTGTCGTTGGCCGCCGGTCTGGTGCAGGCCGGGGCCGAGGTCGCGGCGGTGTTCGAGGCCGGTGACGGCCGGGCCTGGGCGCGTCGCTGGCGCACGGCGACCGCCGTCCCGCAGGTGCTGCTCGAGGCCGCGCAGTACGCCACCATCCTTGCGCGGCAACGGGTTCCGGTCCGTCCCCGGCACGCCGTGGTCTCAGCGCGGGGGCGTGATCGACTGGAGGCCGTGGAGGTGATGCGGCTGACCGGCGATGGTCATCTGGTGCCAGGGTCGGCGCGCTGGGTACGGGCTGATGCGCTGGCCGTCGGCTGGGGGTTCACCCCTCGTCTCGAGCTGGCCCAGCAGGCCGGGTGCACCGTGGGGGCCTCGCACCTGATCGCCCACGCCGATACCCCGGCCGTGGTCGCCGACGCCGAGGGCCGCACCGGCGTGGCGGGCGTGTTCGTGGCCGGCGAGGTCGCGGGTGTCGGTGGTGCCGCACTGGCCCAGGTGACGGGTCGCCTGGCCGGGGCTGCCGCCGCGGCTCGGGCACGCGGCGTCCCCAGTGCCCCGGATGGCGCGGACCTGGCCCGCCGTCGCAAGCTCGCCGCCTTCGCGGCCACGATGCACCTGGCGCACCCGGTGCGGCCCGCCTGGCTCGAGGCGGTCACGCCGCAGACGGTGATGTGTCGCTGCGAAGAGGTGGACGCCGAGCGGCTGCGCGGCGTCGTCCGGGAGCTGGGTGCCACCGACGCCCGGACCGCCAAACTGTTGAGCCGATGCGGCATGGGCTGGTGTCAGGGACGGATCTGCGGCGAGGGAGTCGACCGCCTGGTGGCCGATGCCACCGGACGGCGCTCGGGGCAGTTCGTCGACCCGCGCCCTGTTGCGGCGGCCCCACGACTGGCATCATTGGTCGAATCATCCGACGAATCACTCTGA
- a CDS encoding dihydrodipicolinate synthase family protein, with the protein MPPDGARGSSSTRALLRRPHDWHHWSNHPTNHSESRVAVTETPWRGVLVATALPLRPAGGDALAVDLDGYADHLRWLAANGCDGVVPNGSLGEYQTLTDDERAAVARTAGEVAAELIAAGTPFVVMPGVAAYGARESARWVEQAAEAGAPCAMLLPPNAYRADERAVMEHYREVARVGLPIVAYNNPYDTKVDLTPALLARLHGEGLIVAVKEFSGDVRRAYELAELAPGLDLLVGSDDVTLELALAGAVGWVAGYPNALPRASMDLWRASLAAASDGSRLSEAMPLYRALHPLLRWDSKTEFVQAIKLSMDMAGRYGGPCRPPRQPLLPEQEAAVRTATQAAQDAGLR; encoded by the coding sequence ATGCCACCGGACGGCGCTCGGGGCAGTTCGTCGACCCGCGCCCTGTTGCGGCGGCCCCACGACTGGCATCATTGGTCGAATCATCCGACGAATCACTCTGAATCGAGGGTTGCCGTGACCGAGACTCCCTGGCGTGGCGTGCTCGTGGCCACCGCGCTTCCGCTGCGTCCGGCCGGTGGCGACGCGCTGGCGGTCGACCTCGACGGCTACGCCGACCACCTGCGCTGGCTCGCGGCGAACGGGTGCGACGGCGTCGTGCCCAACGGGTCGCTGGGTGAGTACCAGACCCTGACGGACGACGAGCGTGCCGCCGTGGCGCGTACCGCCGGTGAGGTCGCCGCCGAGCTGATCGCCGCGGGCACCCCGTTCGTGGTCATGCCCGGTGTGGCCGCCTATGGTGCGCGGGAATCGGCCCGGTGGGTCGAGCAGGCCGCCGAGGCCGGCGCCCCGTGTGCGATGTTGTTGCCGCCCAACGCGTATCGCGCCGATGAGCGGGCCGTGATGGAGCACTATCGCGAGGTTGCCCGGGTCGGCCTGCCGATCGTGGCGTACAACAACCCCTATGACACCAAGGTCGATCTGACCCCGGCGTTGCTCGCCCGACTGCACGGTGAGGGACTGATCGTCGCCGTCAAGGAGTTCAGTGGCGACGTCCGGCGGGCCTATGAACTGGCCGAACTCGCGCCGGGTCTGGACCTGCTGGTCGGGTCCGACGACGTCACGCTCGAGCTGGCCCTGGCCGGCGCGGTCGGCTGGGTGGCCGGCTACCCCAATGCCCTGCCCCGGGCGAGCATGGACCTGTGGCGCGCGAGCCTGGCCGCGGCGTCCGATGGATCGAGGCTGAGCGAGGCGATGCCGCTCTACCGGGCGCTGCACCCGTTGCTCCGTTGGGACTCGAAAACCGAGTTCGTGCAGGCGATCAAGCTGTCGATGGACATGGCCGGACGCTACGGCGGCCCGTGCCGTCCGCCCCGTCAACCGCTGCTGCCCGAGCAGGAGGCCGCGGTCCGCACGGCCACGCAGGCAGCCCAGGACGCCGGGCTGCGCTGA
- a CDS encoding SAM-dependent methyltransferase has protein sequence MSAGQHGSSGLGDHRGVVQIDTSVAHPARVYDYWLGGKDNYPADREAAEAVIRANPGIVPGVRANRAFLVRAVEYLVREAGISQILDLGTGLPAANNVHEVAQAIAPDTRVVYVDNDPIVLVHAHALLVGSPGTIAYLDADLRDPAAVLRRAAETLDLDRPVGLLLLMTLQFLMDDAHDLVRDLVAALAPGSYLVVSHPMRDDEVGIANAATSKYNEKVGTQMKRRTRDEITAFFEGLDLIEPGVVSLNEWRPAPGTSASVDYSPALCGVARKP, from the coding sequence ATGTCAGCAGGCCAGCACGGATCCTCCGGACTGGGCGATCACCGCGGTGTGGTGCAGATCGACACCTCGGTGGCTCATCCGGCCCGGGTGTACGACTACTGGCTCGGGGGCAAGGACAACTACCCCGCCGATCGAGAGGCCGCCGAGGCGGTCATCCGGGCCAACCCCGGCATCGTGCCCGGCGTGCGCGCCAATCGGGCCTTCCTGGTGCGGGCCGTCGAGTACCTGGTGAGAGAGGCCGGGATCTCTCAGATCCTCGATCTGGGAACAGGTTTGCCCGCGGCCAACAACGTGCACGAGGTGGCCCAGGCGATCGCGCCGGACACCCGCGTGGTCTATGTCGACAACGATCCGATCGTGTTGGTGCACGCCCATGCGCTGCTCGTCGGCAGTCCGGGCACCATCGCCTACCTGGATGCCGATCTGCGGGACCCGGCCGCGGTGCTGCGGCGGGCGGCCGAGACCCTCGACCTCGACCGTCCGGTCGGCTTGTTGTTGCTGATGACGCTGCAGTTCTTGATGGACGACGCCCACGATCTGGTGCGCGACCTGGTTGCGGCCCTCGCCCCCGGCAGCTACCTGGTGGTCTCGCACCCGATGCGGGACGACGAGGTCGGCATCGCCAACGCTGCCACCTCGAAGTACAACGAGAAGGTGGGGACGCAGATGAAGCGGCGCACCCGCGACGAGATCACGGCGTTCTTCGAGGGCCTCGACCTGATCGAGCCCGGGGTGGTCTCACTGAACGAGTGGCGTCCGGCGCCGGGCACCTCCGCGTCGGTGGACTACTCGCCGGCGCTGTGTGGTGTCGCCCGCAAGCCCTGA
- a CDS encoding proline racemase family protein: MRSRRVIHTVESHTEGMPTRVVTGGVGVIPGETMFDRRRHFMTHLDGLRTFLMTEPRGHSAMSGAILQPPTRPDADVGVLYIEVSGCLPMCGHGTMGVATVLVETGMVEVVEPVTTIRLDTPAGLVIADVRVEDGAARAVTIRNVPSFLLEREATVEVKGFGEVGYDMAFGGNFYAILPLAQLGIAFDRANKQQILDAGLALMAAINEQRRPVHPDNPEIAVCHHVQFVAPGSTAQRSQHAMAIHPGWFDRSPCGTGTSARVAQLVARGELELNTDFVNESFIGTHFVGRAVERVTVGGQGGAAALEAIIPTITGRAWVTGTAQWHLDPGDPFPEGFEL, translated from the coding sequence ATGAGGTCGCGCCGGGTCATCCACACCGTCGAATCCCACACCGAGGGCATGCCCACCCGGGTGGTCACCGGAGGAGTCGGGGTCATCCCCGGCGAGACGATGTTCGACCGTCGTCGGCACTTCATGACCCACCTGGACGGCCTGCGGACGTTCCTGATGACCGAACCGCGGGGCCACTCGGCCATGAGCGGGGCGATCCTGCAACCGCCCACCCGCCCGGACGCCGACGTCGGGGTGCTCTACATCGAGGTCTCCGGCTGTCTGCCGATGTGTGGCCACGGCACCATGGGGGTCGCCACCGTGCTGGTCGAGACCGGCATGGTCGAGGTGGTCGAGCCGGTGACCACGATCCGGCTGGACACCCCGGCGGGGCTGGTGATCGCCGACGTCCGGGTCGAGGACGGTGCCGCGCGCGCGGTGACCATCCGCAACGTGCCGAGCTTCCTGCTCGAGCGCGAGGCCACGGTCGAGGTGAAGGGCTTCGGCGAGGTCGGCTACGACATGGCCTTCGGCGGCAACTTCTACGCCATCTTGCCGTTGGCCCAGCTCGGTATCGCGTTCGACCGGGCGAACAAGCAGCAGATCCTGGACGCCGGCTTGGCCCTGATGGCCGCGATCAACGAGCAGCGTCGTCCGGTGCACCCCGACAACCCCGAGATCGCGGTCTGTCATCACGTGCAGTTCGTGGCGCCGGGCTCGACCGCGCAGCGCTCGCAGCACGCGATGGCGATCCACCCCGGCTGGTTCGACCGCAGCCCGTGCGGCACCGGCACCAGTGCCCGGGTGGCCCAGTTGGTGGCGCGCGGCGAGCTCGAGCTGAACACCGATTTCGTCAACGAGTCGTTCATCGGCACGCACTTCGTCGGCCGCGCGGTCGAGCGGGTCACCGTCGGCGGTCAGGGCGGTGCCGCCGCGTTGGAGGCGATCATCCCGACCATCACCGGACGGGCTTGGGTGACCGGAACGGCCCAATGGCACCTGGACCCGGGCGACCCTTTCCCGGAAGGCTTCGAGCTGTAG
- a CDS encoding YbhB/YbcL family Raf kinase inhibitor-like protein, whose product MSLDRPVSPNPYDLLPAVGSFTVTSADLSDGAAMDLRFVHDSTAGANVSPQLSWSGAPEGTRSFCVTCFDPDAPTPSGFWHWLAVNIPAEVTSLDAGAGADDDQLPDGAFHVRNDFGNRRYDGCAPPPGDQVHRYFFVVHAVDVDALPVDGSASPAVVSFNLAFHTLARAIVVGTFAH is encoded by the coding sequence ATGAGCCTGGACCGACCCGTCTCCCCGAACCCCTATGACCTGCTGCCCGCCGTCGGATCGTTCACCGTGACCAGTGCCGATCTGTCGGACGGCGCCGCGATGGACCTGCGCTTCGTGCACGACTCGACCGCCGGCGCCAACGTCTCGCCCCAGCTGAGCTGGTCCGGGGCGCCCGAGGGCACCCGCTCGTTCTGTGTCACCTGCTTCGACCCCGATGCGCCGACGCCGTCCGGCTTCTGGCACTGGCTCGCGGTGAACATCCCGGCCGAGGTGACCTCGCTGGACGCCGGTGCCGGCGCGGACGACGACCAGTTGCCGGACGGCGCGTTCCACGTCCGCAACGACTTCGGCAACCGCCGCTACGACGGCTGCGCCCCGCCGCCCGGCGACCAGGTGCACCGCTACTTCTTCGTGGTGCACGCCGTGGACGTCGACGCGTTGCCGGTCGACGGCTCGGCCAGCCCGGCCGTGGTCTCGTTCAACCTGGCCTTCCACACGCTGGCGCGAGCCATCGTGGTGGGCACCTTCGCGCACTAG